The Streptococcus pantholopis genome has a segment encoding these proteins:
- a CDS encoding ABC transporter permease translates to MSKNMQNWAVPLLAVLLGMLLGAVIMLIFGYNPIWGYNDLLYTAFGSLKNWGEIFRAMGPLILIALGFSVASKAGFFNVGLPGQALIGWVMAVWFALSFPDLPKVISVTCTVIIGLLAGGIAGAVPGILRAYLGTSEVIVTIMMNYIILYSTDALVRGGISDSVMRTSDASNKVSASASYQTQWLSDLTNHSRMNIGIFFALAAVVLVWFMMKKTTMGYEITAVGLNPHASEYAGMSSKRVIVISMIISGALAGLGGTVEGLGTFENVYVQSSSLSIGWDGMAVALLAANSALGIPFAAFLYAVLAIGKTGMLGIPSEIIDVVSAFIIFFVGANYMIRRYLKPSKKSAIKGGK, encoded by the coding sequence ATGTCTAAAAATATGCAGAACTGGGCTGTCCCTTTGCTGGCAGTTCTTTTAGGAATGCTGCTGGGAGCAGTCATTATGCTCATCTTTGGTTACAATCCTATCTGGGGCTATAATGACCTTCTCTATACTGCCTTTGGTTCCCTGAAAAATTGGGGGGAAATCTTCCGGGCTATGGGACCCTTAATTTTAATTGCTCTTGGTTTTTCTGTTGCGTCCAAGGCAGGATTTTTCAATGTCGGTTTACCAGGTCAGGCTTTGATTGGCTGGGTTATGGCTGTCTGGTTTGCCCTGTCTTTTCCTGATTTGCCAAAAGTCATTTCGGTTACTTGTACTGTCATTATCGGTCTCCTAGCGGGCGGAATCGCAGGTGCTGTTCCGGGGATTCTGAGAGCTTATCTAGGGACCAGTGAGGTTATTGTAACCATTATGATGAACTATATTATCCTCTATTCAACTGATGCCTTGGTCAGAGGCGGGATTTCTGACTCCGTCATGAGAACTTCTGATGCCAGCAATAAAGTCTCAGCCAGTGCATCATACCAGACACAATGGCTGTCTGATCTGACTAATCATTCACGGATGAACATTGGGATTTTCTTTGCACTTGCTGCTGTTGTGCTGGTTTGGTTTATGATGAAGAAAACAACAATGGGGTATGAAATCACAGCAGTTGGGCTGAATCCGCATGCATCTGAATATGCGGGCATGTCTTCTAAACGGGTTATTGTTATTTCAATGATTATCTCAGGTGCCTTGGCTGGATTAGGAGGAACAGTAGAGGGTCTGGGAACTTTTGAAAATGTGTATGTACAAAGCAGTTCTTTAAGTATCGGCTGGGACGGCATGGCAGTAGCTTTGCTGGCAGCCAACAGTGCGCTCGGAATTCCTTTTGCAGCCTTTCTTTATGCTGTCCTTGCCATCGGCAAAACCGGTATGCTGGGAATTCCTTCAGAAATTATTGATGTTGTTTCTGCCTTCATCATCTTCTTTGTCGGTGCCAACTATATGATCCGGCGTTACCTAAAACCGAGTAAAAAAAGCGCAATAAAAGGAGGAAAATAA